TCATTGTAAGTCTAGGCATTATACAAGGAATTTTGCCGCTGTTGGCTTATTTAGTGGGTCACTTGTTTTTCTCAAATGATGTGAATACCATGACGGGTCTTGTCCTGGCTTTTGCGATTCCTACAGGCATTGTTTCACTAATGTGGGTCTCCATTTTTAATGGCAGTCGATCTCTGACGTTGGCGATTATTCTTGCAAACATGATCATTTCGCCATTTGTTTTGCCGCTTACGTTGAACCTATTGTTTGGCGGGCAAATTGCGATGGACACATTTGGTGTCATGGAAGGTTTGGTGTACATGGTCGTTTTGCCATCAGCGGCGGGTATTTTTGTGAATTTTTTACGTAAGGGCAAAACGATGTGGATGAGCAAACGATTCGCTCCATTTTCAAAGCTTTGCCTCCTCGTGGTCATTATGATCAACGGATCGATCGCTGCCCCATACTTCAAAGATGTGAACGGTATGGTCGTCGAACTGTTTTTTGTTGTATTGGCCCTCGCAATCACCGGCTACTTCCTAGGTCTTGGATTCTCTAAATGGCTTTCTTTTTCATCCGAAACAGCCATCAGTGTGATGTTCAACTGTGGCATGCGAAACATCGGTGTTGGCGCAGCCATCGCTGTCGTCTATTTTCCACCGGCAGTGTCCTTGCCCGTCATTATTGGTGCACTGTTTCAACAAATTGTCGCAGCATTGGCGGGAAGAATGGTTTCAAAACGGTTGAATAAAACGCATACACTTCAAACATAAGTAGGTTGTCCCTTTTAGGCACCCATCGTTCGTATTAACGATGAGGTGTTTTTTTGTTGTCGTCCATACAAGAATTTGAACGTCCTCTTCATATAGTAATAAGAAGGGTGTAAATGACATCTCTTTGGATGACAACGACGACAGAAAGGGAGGTGAGTTGTAGATGTATCAATTTCAGTCCATTTCAAAGTTTAGTGATCAACGGCAAACATTGCCAAAGCATTCATTACGCACCTATCGGTCATTTCCGATCACATCAAAACGATATATCGCCATTCATCATTCATTAACGGCCACAGGTTCAGCACGCGCGTTTGCTCAGTATCATGTGCGGGCAAATGATTGGCCTGGCATTGGCTACCACTTTGTCATTGAAAAAAACGGACAAGTGATTTGGTGTCATGACCCAGGTGTGATGTCCTATCATGTAGGGAACAGCAATCAGCATGCTCTTGGCATTTGTTTGACAGGTGATTTTAGAACACAGATCCCGACACTAGCTCAAAAGGATTCCTTAAGAAGGCTTGTAGCTGCACTGAAAAAGGATTTGCCTGCCTACAAGGAAACGAGAGGGCATAACGAATTTCCGGGATACTCATGGAAGCAATGTCCTATGTTTGATTACAAGGCAGTTCTTGGAGAGAAATTATCATCACAGCACATTAGTGAGCCGGAAGCGAATGAGCTCCTTTATTGGGCGACACTCGTGGACACTCATGGTCTACAAGGTGCGGGCCACTGGGCCTACAATCGCTTACGCCGTTTTTTTAATGTCACAACCCCACCTAAAAAAGACGATGCCAACCAACTAGCCTATTTGCAGTTTTTAGTCGCAAAAGGTGGAGGTACGGGCGCTTGGGCAAAACAAGAAATCGCATCCTATTTAGATGCGAATCAAATTTTGTATTTAGCGACTGTCATTCATAAGAGCCGTTTATCCCTTTTGGCCAATTGGGCAAAAAAAGAAATTCCGAACTATCTTTAGGAGGTTATCAAAATGAGTGACATCCTCATGTTTGCCACTGTGCTGGTTCCAATTATTACAGCACTTGTACAGCTTGTTAAAGTAACGGTTGATGTGCCGAAAAACTATATTCCCCTATTGTCATTGCTCATTGGGCTCGTCGTTGGTGCTGCTGCGTTTCCTTTCGCTGAAGGTCTCCCATTAGCTGTTCGATTATGGGCTGGAGGACTGGCAGGTCTGGCATCCACAGGCTTGTTTGAGATTGGAAATTCCCGCCTGGGCACAACCAAAATGTCTTCTAAGCAAAAACAATAACGACGTCATAAAAAAACAGGACTGCGCTGAGCAGCTCCTGTTTTTTAGTGCGCCAAGAATATGTCTTCTATCAGCTCCAACGATCAATTGCATTATATCGCCTTATACATAGACTTTTCGCATGGTCGAAGCTGGGATGCCCAAGGACTTACGATATTTTGCAATTGTTCTTCTGGAAACCGTGACGCCTTCCTTGTTCAATTCATTGACTAGCTGCTCATCCGAAAATGGGAATCCTTTGTTTTCTTCATGAATGATTTGCTCGATTTTAAATTTTATTTGGTGAGAGGTTATCATCGGATTGTCCTTTTGATCAATACCTGAAGAAAAGAAATATTTTAGCGCGTACAAGCCATACGGCGTCTGGATGTATTTATTTGAAGTGGTTCGACTAATGGTGGACTCGTGTAAGTGGCATTGTTCAGCAATATCCTTCAGAATCATTGGCTGCAAATGCTGAGGTCCTTTACAAAAAAAGTCTTTCTGCAATTCGACAATGCGATGAAGAATGGCATGAATGGTCTTTTCTCTATAAAGAATGCTGTTTTGTAACCAGCTTAGTTGGTTTTTGAATGGTTTTAAAAACTCTCTGCTCTCTGGGTGTTTAAGCATAAGCTGAAGGTAGTCATCGTTTACCTTGAGTTTGGACAAAATGGTCTCATGTGTATAGATCACTGGAGTTCCATTCTCGATACATACGGTTGCTTCGGGTCTCGTGTATTCAGTCGGACCTGCGTTTGTAGAAAAACTTGGTCGAGGTTGAAGCGACAGGATGACGTCATAGGCTGATTGAATGTCTATGAGTGATACATGTAACGATCGCGAAATGATGTTCCATTTTCGTTGCGTGAATTCCTCGAAATAGTAGTTGACGAGGAAATAGGCAAACTCCTGACGATGAATGTAGTGGAGTTGAATCAACAGACATTCTTGCAAGCTGCGAGCACCTACACCAGCCGGCTCAAGACTCTGTAAAAGACAAAGACAGTGTGTGACGTGCTCTAGGGGAACTTGAAACTCATCGGCAATAGTGGAGAGTGATTCGGTTAAATACCCATTCGCATCTATACAAAAAACCAGGTGGTCTAGGACAATTCGCTCGTCTTCATTTAAGTTGAGATCGCTTATTTGCCTAATCAGCTGATCATACAATGAGGGGCTTTGCTGAATTGTTGCTTCACCAAGGGATGTAGCAATTGGCTCCGACCATCTCTGGCCA
This Aureibacillus halotolerans DNA region includes the following protein-coding sequences:
- a CDS encoding bile acid:sodium symporter family protein; this translates as MLDRLNRSLEKALPFLTPVAVILGVLFSGFFSIYVPLVPFIFSFITFASTLAISPSDLTKIVKHPLPIIVSLGIIQGILPLLAYLVGHLFFSNDVNTMTGLVLAFAIPTGIVSLMWVSIFNGSRSLTLAIILANMIISPFVLPLTLNLLFGGQIAMDTFGVMEGLVYMVVLPSAAGIFVNFLRKGKTMWMSKRFAPFSKLCLLVVIMINGSIAAPYFKDVNGMVVELFFVVLALAITGYFLGLGFSKWLSFSSETAISVMFNCGMRNIGVGAAIAVVYFPPAVSLPVIIGALFQQIVAALAGRMVSKRLNKTHTLQT
- a CDS encoding peptidoglycan recognition protein family protein; the encoded protein is MYQFQSISKFSDQRQTLPKHSLRTYRSFPITSKRYIAIHHSLTATGSARAFAQYHVRANDWPGIGYHFVIEKNGQVIWCHDPGVMSYHVGNSNQHALGICLTGDFRTQIPTLAQKDSLRRLVAALKKDLPAYKETRGHNEFPGYSWKQCPMFDYKAVLGEKLSSQHISEPEANELLYWATLVDTHGLQGAGHWAYNRLRRFFNVTTPPKKDDANQLAYLQFLVAKGGGTGAWAKQEIASYLDANQILYLATVIHKSRLSLLANWAKKEIPNYL
- a CDS encoding holin, producing MSDILMFATVLVPIITALVQLVKVTVDVPKNYIPLLSLLIGLVVGAAAFPFAEGLPLAVRLWAGGLAGLASTGLFEIGNSRLGTTKMSSKQKQ
- the rpoN gene encoding RNA polymerase factor sigma-54 codes for the protein MQMTMFLNQQQQLHMTASLKQAIELLYFTQTELEEHLLSLAVDNPFIDLESLHGQRWSEPIATSLGEATIQQSPSLYDQLIRQISDLNLNEDERIVLDHLVFCIDANGYLTESLSTIADEFQVPLEHVTHCLCLLQSLEPAGVGARSLQECLLIQLHYIHRQEFAYFLVNYYFEEFTQRKWNIISRSLHVSLIDIQSAYDVILSLQPRPSFSTNAGPTEYTRPEATVCIENGTPVIYTHETILSKLKVNDDYLQLMLKHPESREFLKPFKNQLSWLQNSILYREKTIHAILHRIVELQKDFFCKGPQHLQPMILKDIAEQCHLHESTISRTTSNKYIQTPYGLYALKYFFSSGIDQKDNPMITSHQIKFKIEQIIHEENKGFPFSDEQLVNELNKEGVTVSRRTIAKYRKSLGIPASTMRKVYV